aaaagcatctgcTGAAAACTACAGTTCAACAAAACCTGCTCAGGTGCCTCAACACAACAGAACTGGAGCATAACCGAGCCAGGCTGGACAAAGCCACCATAACACTGGTGACTTCAGGAAAGCCACACATGACCCCCTGGAACAAGCAAGTGTCTTTGACCAGTTATAGCCATACTGAGATCACCTCTGGCCACCAATGGAATTGACCCATACCTGCCTATAGACAGCAGAGATATTTACTTGGGCAGACTGGCACAGTGCCCTGGGAGTGCAGGGCACCAGAAGACCAGCTGGCACAGTGCCCTGGGTGTGCAGGGCACCAGGCGCCCTGCTGCGTGATTGAATGGACCGTGCACCAACGATGTGGGATCGCTGAAGTGTACAGAAAGGCCATTCGACACTGCTATTCTGAAGAATGACAAAGAATTAATCTCTCGCTTTATATTGTACCATACCACAGAaagatacacaaacatgctttcGTGCCCTTCGCTGATCTTGAGAAGAGGTGCATACAAATATTCAGGTGGCTGACCCCAGactccctctccccctcaccaACACACGTTCACATACCGCATGTGCATTTACAAGTAATTTCTTTACTGGAGCAAATCACTGTTCCTCCACCTTGcagagtcagagacagaagTGCACAAACTGATTTTTGATAAGGGGCAGCTAAAGCCACAGATGTAAGCAGCGTGACAACAGAAGATCAGACAATGGAAAAGGACACAGAAATATAAATCTTACCTTCTCACTCCTCCCCTGTCAGAGGGGCTGTGCTGCTGGTTGGGAATTCTACGTATACATTTTTCtatcagttttgttttctcactcTGATCTGGCCATTCATAATTTCAGACATGTCATGTGCACACTCCCATCTGTCAAGACTCCTGACAGGGATGACTGCTATACATGTGAACACAGCATGATCAGACTGgtaagaaacaaagaaacaaagaaagaaacaaacattcattCTAGTGTTTCACTTACTAAACTTTATGACCATTATGGGCAAAGCTAGTTTTGTTTTGAATATCCAGACATTTTGCTGGGGAGGAGATACGATTCAAATGTTTGCCCCATTCATGCCCGACTAAATACTGGTCATAGCCACTTACATTTCCATAATTAACACCATGTTCACACCCAAGCTTGCTCCCAAATGCCCTTGGTACCACATCACTTTAGGGCAAAAAGGTCATTGACTTTGTAGATGTGTCATGTGACTTAAGGCTGTATGTTTTGGACATTTGGGCGCACACAGGTGTTGAGCAGTCAACTGATCACCATCGGAGGTTCAGTTGGATCAGAGGAAAACCATCGGACAGACTTGGTAGGCCGAAAAGTGTAGCGAGACTGGGAATGCCAAGTCCGTTTGGACCAATTGCAATTCCCACCTTCTCCCATGTTCTAGAGTTACGGAGACTGCGTGGACCCTGTTCAAGACCTCCGTTGGGGAAGAAGCTGCACAGAGCTATGGCAAAAGTGCCTGTTATTGTGGCAACACAAGAACCTGGTGACTGGACACCAGCAGTGAGGGACAccaaacagaaaaaggaaactTAGAAGCTGGACTGCATCAGGGAGCTACCGGTGGGTGAAAAAGTTTGTGGCTTTGGCAGTTGCAGAAGCTAAATACAGGGAGAAAGTTTTCAGCCGCAAATAGGTTTTGGAAAACACTGCAAGAGCTTAGGGTGGTGAGAAAGGATACCATCTGAGCTGTGCTCAGCAAGGTTGGTGAAGCTCTGAACTCAGATGAGAATACTGTCAGGCATTAGAAGGAACACCTCAAGGAACTCCTTCACCAGAGAAAGAGGCTTCAACCTGCAGGTCAAGTTCAATGTCCTGAAGTCACTGAGGTAGTTGGAAAGCAGGAGGTGgacaagacacatgaaagcctGAAGGCCCTGTGTGTTGGGGATTGACTTTGCCAACATGCCTCTAAATATCATAAGGACCGCAGGAACAGTGCCATGGTGTTGGCACACTGGGGAATCAGTGCTGGTATTTTCTGTGTTAAGTCAAGCTTGTTCAACCCAGCCTTCGCACTCTGGCAAGGGGGAAGATCATCTTCAGTCCCATTTGAGATATTAATGGACAGGAGGGCTTTTGGCCCAGGAGGCAACATGGCTGCTATTTGCAGACAATGCTGTCCCACTGGCCTCCTTGTAAAGATGCCATCGGTGCACACGTGAGCCGTCTACAGCTGAGCGCGAAGTGCTCACTCCACATTCATGGGGTTTAGCAGATGCCCTTGTGCAGAGCGATTTACAGGAATGCTTCGTAGCTTCCACCAAAACAACTACGATCAGGCTCAGCATCTCCAAAGCCGAGCTCCCCCTGCGTGGGACGCGAGAACCTCACCCCAGTGGTGGAGTTTAAGTGATCCTGTTCACAAGTGACAGGAAGAGGGTATGTATGTGAGGTCACCAGCTCACATGACAGACATGGCAGCTGCAGTAACGCGGTCTCTGGTCCAGACTGAAGTAGCAGAAAAGAGAGGAGATATGATGCGTTCAAAACACACCAGTCCATCTACATGCCCGTCCTCACCGACGGACGAGAACTTCATGACGGAAAGAGTAAGATTTACgccatttacctgacacttttatccaaagcaacttacaattatgactgaacacaaacGTGAGcgattgagggttaagggtcttgttcagggatccaacagtggcaacctggcagtacCAGTACCTTAATCCCtgaaccaccaccaccaccctggaCCATGAGCATGGATCATGGACACGTTTGAAACCAGGTAGCAGGACTATGTCCATGATGGAGTGTGGCGCTCTGCTATCTGGGAGTAGTTCAGAGTAGAGGTGGTTTGGGCATCTGATAGGGATGCCCCCCCTAATCATCCCTATCAGAGGTGTATCAGGCACAGCCAACTGGGAGGAGGCTTCAGGGTAGAcccaggacctgctggaggGATTACACCACCCCACTGGCCTGGAAATGCCTGGAAGAGCTCCATGAAGATGCACCATGGCATCTCCTCATGCCAGGTAGTCACTGCAACCTAATAACGGACAACACCAAGAAGACGATAAAAAGAACTGGTCATTTAAAATAAGAGCATGCAACTTTGAAAGCGTCTCAGGAGcacagtgtgtgtagtgagttcACAGCAGTTAGATCAGGTCATGTTTCAGTGGGTTGCTGTATTAAGTCTGAGGAAGAAAAACAGTGCAGAGGAACAAAACACAATCATATATACAGTGGTTTAAAGAGCTCAAAACTCCAGTgcaacaaaatcaaacaaattcaGAAGTGAACAACCAAACAgagcaagtaaataaatatgtttaaaagagCTCTTGAAAATAACAAGagtaatattaaaaaacacacacacacacaatagaaatCCGATAATCTTCTGCACATGTAGTTTTCGCcataaaaatcataaatgaccaaagaacaaaaagaaaagtaatttcacacacacacacacacacaccctctctctctctctctcaaagtaAGGTCTCCTTATCAGAGCGTGCGTGGCCATCTTCACAGCCCTTCTTTTTATTTGAGTCTTTATCATCGCCCTTAATGCCCAGGATCTTCTGGTCTACTCCTACGTTAGCAGGGCATGTGCACTTGGGCGAGGACACCTCCAGGTCCCCAGGGTCCCCCTCACGGCCCCCCGCAGGAAGCTGCAGGAACAGGGGCATCTCCAGCTGTTCTTTGGTCAGTAACCCGCGTTGGTCGTCCACCCTGCTGCACTGAGCACGGGACAACATCTCCACCAGgcctgacacaaacacagatacttTTCATTACTCACCAAGCATGACTTACAGtttgttatttgtgtttcaATGTTTAATTTGGCTCTTTGTGTGCAGGGCAAATTCCTTTCGCGGCAATaaagttattaaaaaataaaaataaaaatcaattaaataataaGATCGACAAGAAAAGATGGAACGGAAAATGTGGAAGCTTCATTTATCAtcttatattaaataatttggcATTAGCCAAGACGGTTAGTCAGGGGGGTTGCTCCGTGCTAGATCTGCAGAAAGAGTTTACTTTAGTAGCGTGCTGAGGGTAATGTGGCGTGTCAAAGTGCACAGTACCGTATCCATGCTGCAGCCAGTAAACAGTGGGTGTGGCTCACAGAGAGGCTCAGCCAATCAACTCTACCAGGACAAAAGGTGTGCAACAGCTATAGGTCTCGTGTATAGTACGTACCATCCATGTCATATGCCTTTTTAGGTCTGGTGCTGGTTCGGCCTCGGTCCATTGCTGGAACCGCCTTCATCTCCCCACCATCTGAGGGGCTCAAACAAAAGCATGTAACATCTCTCCACCACCTGAGGGCCCCAAACAAGCATGCAACACCTCAGccacacccccgccccccacctGAGGGGTCCAAACACAAACGGCCTCCTGGATAGGTGGTATGTTGCACCACTCCAATAACTGGTGCAATAACTGGCTACGAGAGCAGGATGTAAGGAGTGGGGCCTGTACAGGGGAGGCCCTAAACAGCTTCTGTGGCCTTGCGGGAGTTTCTTCAAATGGTTTTCAGCAGTTAAAGTTTCAGCAACAACCACAAGCAAATGTCAGGCAACTTTGCCCAACAATTATGCATAGAAAACAATTTCTGTCTTAGTAGGGCATCgtcttccttttatttaaataaataaatgtacagatATTCCACTTTAAAAGTTTATataaattcccccccccccccccccccttacatCCCTACATCCTGAAGTGCAAAACATTGGGATACTCTGGCCAGATTTAAACTGAGAATTTGTCTGACAGGAAGAAACGTTTGGTTGCAATTCACATAcaattttaaaagagaaaaaaaaaatgaatagaaatgAATCAAATTTaattctgtctcctctctcctctgtcaggATCTTACAAGCTGAGCCAGTGCTGGTCACCAACACCCTTCTTTAGGGTTAAGGAAGTCACTGTCTGCCACACTGAGGGGTCACAGAGAGCCATTTTTAACTGTTTGTGGTTTCCTAGTTGCCtgttcttattcttattctacCATGATCACTCAACTTCACAAATACCTTTGGCTCACTGTTCATCTGCAGATGTGATGCCTGAAATCATCTTAAACCCTAAGACAAAGCCACAACCGAGAGGCTCAGTTGAGGTAAAACTAACACAGACGTTCAAATTTACAACCCAactcaaacagaaaacagaatccCACAAAGGATGCATAATTAATTGCACACAACTACCTACACACCAAGCCAACAAGAGTACAGAGGCAGTCAGGAGTGTAACACACTCAGACATTAGTTACCACACAGGGTCAAgagtcagggttttttttgccgggtttgtttgtttgtatttcagtagTGTGTAATGGCTTTTTAAACTTATGCAAGTTGTAATTATTAATCAATCACACTGCATAAAGAGGCCAAAAGGAGCCCATTTGAAGTTTTTGGGTTTTATCCTGCCACCAATGTACCAGCAAGAGTCATTTTTATACAATTCTAGTGTGAATTTCCCATCAATTTCCCATTTAATGCCCGAAGGTCcccaaatattaaataatatttaaatgtttgcgGCGTGGACCGTCTTCACTGGGCCACAAGTCAAGATAGATAACTGCAGCAAACACACCTGTTTTACTGTCCAGCATAGTGTGTACAGCTAAAGCCACGCTGACCCAGCTAAACTGGGTCCACATTTTGAGTACTGAACCCCAGACATTCAAGGAATCCAATGTTCAAGGAAGACTGGCTATGTTAAGCTTGAATGCATTTGAATTCCTGCATGTTAGTGTTTTACTGAAACTCTTCTGGGGAAGGTAGTCACCATATGTAAACAtcctacaaacaaacaaggacaCAGCAGTGAAGGCATGTTCTTACCTGTGTGCAAGGTATCCCTATGACCACAGTTATTAGGAGTCCTTAAGCACATAAACTAGTTATTTAGCTGCACTGAATTGTGACGGGCATTTTAACCTGGTTGGGGAGTTTTTACAATGGATTTCAGAGGACTGAATAATCTTTTTGCAGCAAGGAAGAATATGAATGGAAAATGTAACCAGTTTGAAATTGAAACAAACTCTGGCTTCAAGTTCAGTGGCACGTCTTGTCTAGGCAATGCTGTCTGAAGACTCAGTTCTATGCCTTCAGCCTGGCAAAGCATGATCTTATCTTAGATCctacaacagaacaaaaactgcAGTGATTCCTTACATCAGTGGCTTCTCCTCTGCACATGGCTGGAAATACCTGGAGTGGCTGATCTGTGGGAACAGTTCTGTTGGCTTAGCACACACTCCCCACCCACCAGTCAGGTGCAAGAGGCTCAGGTGAAAATGTAAACGGTACACGTTGGCCATAGAGCTGAAACTCTGACAACTACCCAACAACCTAAATGTTCACGGACAGGAAAGAAGAAAGGATTGTGTACGTGTTGGGGATggttgcaaaaaaaataaaataaataaattatatataaaaaaaaaaaaaaaaataaaaaggtgtctACATGGTCAGAATACCCATTTGAAACAGAGAGGCGTGGTCTTTGCTGACTCACTTTTGTCCAGACAGAGAGTCTTGTTGGCCAGACTAAAGACGCTGGTGTTCAGGCTTAAGGGCTCATTGGATCCACTCTGatatcaaacacaaaacaaagtcaATTACTTAGCCGCgcaagcgcgcacacacgcacacacacgcgcacacacgcgcacacacgcgcacacacgcgcacacacgcgcacacacgcgcacacacgcgcacacacaccagagtgaTGAGGGCATCCTGAGATCGGAGTTGGTTCTTCTGTAAAACTGAAGAAAGAGCTTCTCCCAAGGTCTTACTGGACTTTGCTATGATTCCAACTGTCTTTCCTGTAAACATTACCTGCaacctacacacagacatacaaaaatGTGACACTCTTTACACAAAAGTGTATCATTTGAGGGCCAATTTAATAAATTACTAATGATTGTGTATATGCCTAAAAACATCAAACTCAATTCTGTCTCATGTAATAAGTCAATACATTACTAAggatttattaattaatacacACTATATGCATAATATACcaatattgtatgtatgttgaTATATAACATGATTACAATATTCTAATAATATGTATatgactcaaaaaaaaaaaaaaagaaataccaCAACACACCTTTACAtcttgtaaatgtaaaggtttcAGTAAACCAACTCAACTAATGAGCATACATTCAGGTGTGCGAGACACTTACATAAATGTCACCCTCACTTCCAATAAGACCTGTTGGTCCTGGAGCACAGAGCTGTCCTGGTCCAAGGACAGAGGCtgtaacacccacacacacaccaacttcTATCAGCTTCTGGAAGGCCTGATACTATATTAGCCATAATATACAATTACATCAATACTAGACTGTCCCCATCAACCTTAACTAGCAGTAATACATTTGCATAGTTATCACAATATTGTGTCTTCACATTTGTGTCCTGTTATGACAGTCCACTTTCTACATATGacaaaatactgaaaacaaCATCATTACCATTCAATTCCCCTTGATACCAGACTTGCATATTTTTGCAGCGCTCAGTGGAGCAGCACGTGTCTGGGCTTCACCTTGTCCTTGTCATGGAGGTAGATGATGACATCTTTCAGGGGGAATCCCCTCTTCTCGCACAGGCTGCTGAGCATGTCCCGCAGAAGCAGGCCAGACCGAGCCGGCGCCAGACTCGCCGTGCCGTccggcaggtacacacagcagTACTTCTCTGCCCGTGATACCCCTGCAACGTCCGGGTCCGAGCCTGCCAGACTCGAGGAAGAGTCGTTCTGAAcgggggagaaagaaaaataaatgggaggaagcaaaacaaaacaagaggggaaaaatgagaaattagagtgagaaggagagaaaacctTCAGCACGATGAAACAAACAGCAGCGTTACAGACTATAATCAGACACGTCTCCCATGGGTCATGAACGCACCTCCAGTCGGCCAGACAACAAGCCCAGTTCCATGCTACTGTTGGACTTCACTGAGATCTGAGACACCTGGCGAGAGACCATCACCCGCCCGTATGACGCATCTGCTAAAAGCACAGACATTGCCACGGTCAAATATCTGAGCCCCCAAAGCAGCCCTGAAATTCTCAAGTAGAactaagaaacacacagagtgacccTGGATTAAGACTAGAGTTGGGTTCAGTTGTGGTTTCAGTATTCTCAACTGGAAGTCTCTAATCTAAAGTGGAGGACAAATTTAAGATTAAGACGCCAGCCCTAACTGCACACATAACGGATCGTTAGGTACCTCCCCATGATCCTCTCTTCTCAACCTTTGTCTTCTTGTTCACTTTGCTGTCTGACAACAGCATTTTCACATCtgtactctacacacacacacacacacgtaacaaGTTACAATATATGAATCAACACATTAAAGTAAAACTGAACTTTTGCCATTGTTTAGTACGCATCACAAACTCATAGAAAACTAGTTTCTCTCCTATGCTGGAAACCATCAACCTTTCGCTGCCCATAATATGCCCGTTTCAGCCAGTTTTTCATCATGTTTGCCataatgttaatgtaacagaGTTATGTAACAGACtatgctaagatggtatgtattagacatgttacatgttcagtgacttctccggttaatatatacagatatGAATTAGACACTccaaataaaatggaaaaacaaccGTTATGAACAAATCATAATATTTACATGGTTAATTAGAAGTCTCGATTAATCTACTGAATGTATTCTGATGCTTCATTACTGGTATTGATGTTACCAAGTGTTTATCCATTTCATCTAAAAAGGAGCACTTAAAAAGAGTCTGACAAATTAAATGTCTATACCAATATCTTCAGAGGGTATGGAAAATTTCAGAAAATCCAGCAACTCAGCCAAGACCTccccttttgttttgtttttttggaca
This region of Electrophorus electricus isolate fEleEle1 chromosome 2, fEleEle1.pri, whole genome shotgun sequence genomic DNA includes:
- the rgs14a gene encoding regulator of G-protein signaling 14a isoform X1, coding for MSNKMKTLAVPTCHLTQAVSDGELNMSRLSSTGSSPSLSGGSAGGGGPRGADDPASRVVSWAVCFERLLEDPVGVRYFTAFLKSEVSAENILFWQACEKFRKIPPANMDELKKEAHTIYDLYLSDASFHSVNIDDTARVSEHDLENPTADMFSKAQQQIFKLMKFDSYTRFVRSQLYQNCMLASVEGRPLPDHTPHNKGSRELGAPTANRKSTDVKMLLSDSKVNKKTKVEKRGSWGADASYGRVMVSRQVSQISVKSNSSMELGLLSGRLENDSSSSLAGSDPDVAGVSRAEKYCCVYLPDGTASLAPARSGLLLRDMLSSLCEKRGFPLKDVIIYLHDKDKPLSLDQDSSVLQDQQVLLEVRVTFMLQVMFTGKTVGIIAKSSKTLGEALSSVLQKNQLRSQDALITLSGSNEPLSLNTSVFSLANKTLCLDKNGGEMKAVPAMDRGRTSTRPKKAYDMDGLVEMLSRAQCSRVDDQRGLLTKEQLEMPLFLQLPAGGREGDPGDLEVSSPKCTCPANVGVDQKILGIKGDDKDSNKKKGCEDGHARSDKETLL
- the rgs14a gene encoding regulator of G-protein signaling 14a isoform X2, with protein sequence MSNKMKTLAVPTCHLTQAVSDGELNMSRLSSTGSSPSLSGGSAGGGGPRGADDPASRVVSWAVCFERLLEDPVGVRYFTAFLKSEVSAENILFWQACEKFRKIPPANMDELKKEAHTIYDLYLSDASFHSVNIDDTARVSEHDLENPTADMFSKAQQQIFKLMKFDSYTRFVRSQLYQNCMLASVEGRPLPDHTPHNKGSRELGAPTANRKSTDVKMLLSDSKVNKKTKVEKRGSWGDASYGRVMVSRQVSQISVKSNSSMELGLLSGRLENDSSSSLAGSDPDVAGVSRAEKYCCVYLPDGTASLAPARSGLLLRDMLSSLCEKRGFPLKDVIIYLHDKDKPLSLDQDSSVLQDQQVLLEVRVTFMLQVMFTGKTVGIIAKSSKTLGEALSSVLQKNQLRSQDALITLSGSNEPLSLNTSVFSLANKTLCLDKNGGEMKAVPAMDRGRTSTRPKKAYDMDGLVEMLSRAQCSRVDDQRGLLTKEQLEMPLFLQLPAGGREGDPGDLEVSSPKCTCPANVGVDQKILGIKGDDKDSNKKKGCEDGHARSDKETLL